A portion of the Acidimicrobiales bacterium genome contains these proteins:
- a CDS encoding DUF3151 family protein encodes MSDEHPVQLSSGLPETVLPAVPDEWREALERALAAEASLRRAEVALVCAEHPGYLDAWAALSDLARDETEAYAYARVGYHRGLDTLRGAGWHGTGYVRWSHEENRGFLAALNALRKAAGAIGEEEEEERCALFLVQLDPDWGRRF; translated from the coding sequence ATGAGCGACGAGCACCCCGTGCAGCTGAGCAGCGGCCTCCCCGAGACGGTGCTGCCCGCCGTCCCCGACGAGTGGCGCGAGGCGCTCGAGCGCGCGCTCGCCGCCGAGGCCTCGCTCCGGCGCGCCGAGGTCGCCCTCGTCTGCGCGGAGCACCCCGGCTATCTCGACGCCTGGGCGGCCCTCTCGGACCTCGCTCGTGACGAGACCGAGGCCTACGCCTACGCCCGCGTCGGCTACCACCGCGGCCTCGACACGCTGCGCGGCGCGGGTTGGCACGGGACCGGCTACGTGCGCTGGTCGCACGAGGAGAACCGCGGCTTCCTCGCGGCGCTGAACGCGCTGCGCAAGGCCGCGGGGGCGATCGGCGAGGAAGAGGAGGAGGAGCGCTGCGCGCTCTTCCTCGTGCAGCTCGACCCCGACTGGGGCCGCCGCTTCTGA
- a CDS encoding TIGR00300 family protein, translated as MDSGALGAGSFAAGDLAAHERVELAGHIIDSLILAKVLDLILAAGADYLDLEVQVGRSSRDLSRATFTVAARDEAALAGLLEELHVHGVNRAELGDVELAPAPADGILPAGFYSTTNLATSVHAAGHWVEVGNPEMDCALVVDKGRARTLPMHRVRAGQPVAVGHRGIRVLAPTPPRGNASFEFMNSDVSSEKPKALLVAEVACQLAATKRAGGRLLFVCGPAVIHTGAGPDLERLVRGGFVDLLFAGNGFATHDIESNVLGTSLGYSLGGGFATEGGHANHLRVINEVRRAGSIAAAVESGYLSSGVMATCVELGIPFVLAGSLRDDGPLPDVLRDVVAAADAMREQIAGVGAAVMLASTLHAIATGNILPASVLTYCVDINHAVVTKLADRGSHQALGIVTDVGLFLRDLADELVPTAR; from the coding sequence ATGGACTCGGGGGCTCTCGGAGCGGGTTCCTTCGCGGCGGGCGACCTCGCGGCCCACGAGCGGGTCGAGCTCGCCGGCCACATCATCGACTCGCTGATCCTCGCGAAGGTGCTCGACCTGATCCTCGCCGCCGGCGCGGACTACCTCGACCTCGAGGTGCAGGTGGGCCGCTCCTCGAGGGACCTCAGCCGCGCCACCTTCACCGTCGCGGCCCGCGACGAGGCGGCGCTCGCGGGGCTCTTGGAGGAGCTGCACGTGCACGGCGTGAACCGCGCCGAGCTCGGCGACGTCGAGCTCGCACCGGCGCCGGCGGACGGCATCCTCCCGGCCGGCTTCTACTCGACGACCAACCTCGCGACCTCGGTGCACGCCGCCGGCCACTGGGTGGAGGTGGGGAACCCCGAGATGGACTGCGCGCTCGTCGTCGACAAGGGGCGGGCCCGCACCCTCCCGATGCACCGCGTGCGCGCCGGCCAGCCTGTCGCCGTCGGCCACCGGGGGATCCGCGTGCTCGCGCCGACGCCGCCGCGGGGCAACGCGAGCTTCGAGTTCATGAACTCCGACGTTTCCTCGGAGAAGCCGAAGGCGCTGCTCGTCGCGGAGGTCGCCTGCCAGCTGGCGGCGACGAAGCGGGCCGGCGGCCGGCTGCTCTTCGTCTGCGGCCCGGCGGTGATCCACACCGGCGCCGGTCCCGACCTGGAGCGGCTGGTGCGCGGCGGCTTCGTCGACCTGCTCTTCGCCGGCAACGGCTTTGCAACCCACGACATCGAGTCGAACGTGCTCGGCACCTCGCTCGGCTACTCGCTCGGTGGCGGCTTCGCGACCGAGGGCGGCCACGCCAACCACCTGCGGGTGATCAACGAGGTCCGCCGCGCCGGCTCGATCGCCGCCGCGGTGGAGAGCGGCTACCTGAGCAGCGGCGTGATGGCGACCTGCGTCGAGCTCGGCATCCCCTTCGTCCTCGCCGGGTCGCTGCGCGACGACGGCCCCCTCCCCGACGTGCTGCGCGACGTGGTGGCCGCCGCCGACGCGATGCGCGAGCAGATCGCCGGCGTCGGTGCGGCGGTGATGCTCGCCTCCACGCTGCACGCCATCGCGACCGGCAACATCCTCCCCGCCTCGGTCCTCACCTACTGCGTCGACATCAACCACGCGGTCGTCACCAAGCTCGCCGACCGGGGGAGCCACCAGGCGCTCGGGATCGTCACCGACGTCGGCCTGTTCCTGCGCGACCTCGCGGACGAGCTGGTGCCGACGGCGCGATGA
- a CDS encoding alpha/beta hydrolase — MSTDAPLAPSSAELNGVRIGYLDVGEGPPIVWCHEYFGDYRSWAPQLSAFSRNYRNVVYSARGYPASSVPEEAGGYSQQLMIDDLLGLLDHLAIERAVVAGLSMGGNVALNFGLQHPERCLGLVIAGCGSGSSDRERFEQKAQAMLAVIENEGMAGLHRFMEGDPTRLPLKEKDPAGWAELGRRLADRSPSAAAHIYREVQLKRPGILTLGEQLEATEVPALVLFGDGDDGCVEPGLFMWRHLPDARLAVLPASGHCVNLEEPELFNALVRGFLDSLGLARP; from the coding sequence ATGTCGACAGACGCGCCGCTCGCCCCCTCGAGCGCAGAGCTCAACGGTGTCCGCATCGGCTATCTCGACGTCGGCGAGGGCCCCCCGATCGTCTGGTGCCACGAGTACTTCGGTGACTACCGCAGCTGGGCGCCCCAGCTCTCGGCCTTCTCGCGTAACTACCGCAACGTCGTCTACAGCGCCCGTGGCTACCCCGCCTCGTCTGTCCCCGAGGAGGCGGGCGGCTACTCCCAGCAGCTGATGATCGACGACCTGCTCGGTCTCCTCGACCACCTCGCCATCGAGCGGGCCGTCGTCGCCGGCCTCTCGATGGGCGGGAACGTGGCGCTCAACTTCGGCCTCCAGCACCCCGAGCGCTGCCTCGGCCTCGTGATCGCCGGCTGCGGCTCGGGGAGCTCGGACCGCGAGCGCTTCGAGCAGAAGGCACAGGCGATGCTCGCCGTCATCGAGAACGAGGGGATGGCGGGCCTGCACCGCTTCATGGAGGGCGACCCGACGCGCCTCCCGCTGAAAGAGAAGGACCCCGCCGGCTGGGCCGAGCTCGGCCGCCGCCTCGCCGACCGCTCGCCGTCGGCCGCCGCCCACATCTACCGCGAGGTGCAGCTGAAGCGACCGGGGATCCTCACCCTCGGCGAGCAGCTGGAGGCGACCGAGGTGCCGGCGCTCGTGCTCTTCGGCGACGGCGACGACGGCTGCGTCGAGCCGGGGCTGTTCATGTGGCGCCACCTCCCCGACGCCCGCCTCGCCGTCCTCCCGGCAAGCGGCCACTGCGTCAACCTCGAGGAGCCCGAGCTGTTCAACGCCCTCGTGCGCGGCTTCCTCGACTCACTCGGGCTCGCGCGCCCCTGA
- a CDS encoding FAD-binding oxidoreductase produces the protein MPPAETGGRVLLTGFGGGQGTAAELRRPASRAELVELVAGLAAAGRPILARGLGRAYGDAACSAGGAVLDTGALDRLLALDAAAATVRAEAGLSLDALLRESLPAGLFVPVTPGTRHVSLGGAVAADVHGKNHHREQSFGTHLRALELVGATGPRRLTPDEDGEAFWATVGGMGLTGVVTEVEMEMIRVESAYMRVDTDRAADLEAAMALLTEGDDRYRYSVAWVDCLARGSSLGRSVLTRGEHALASELSGPRAEAPLAYEPRRPFAVPFAPPLSAVNALSGRALNALWYRKAARHAEAEIQTIASFFYPLDGLADWNLLYGPHGFTQYQLVVPFAAAAVVARVIETLQREHQAVYLAVLKRFGPADPAPLSFPEPGWTLALDLALGRPGLAHALDLLDELVLAAGGRVYLAKDGRLSPGRFAAMYPRLGEWREAAARLDPGGHFVSDLSSRLSLRHDRTGAPS, from the coding sequence TTGCCGCCGGCTGAGACCGGCGGGCGCGTCCTGCTCACCGGCTTCGGGGGCGGGCAGGGGACCGCGGCCGAGCTGCGCCGCCCCGCGAGCCGCGCCGAGCTCGTCGAGCTCGTCGCCGGGCTGGCGGCCGCGGGCAGGCCGATCCTCGCCCGCGGCCTCGGTCGCGCCTACGGCGACGCCGCCTGCTCGGCGGGGGGCGCGGTGCTCGACACCGGCGCGCTCGACCGCCTGCTCGCGCTCGACGCCGCGGCCGCCACGGTGCGCGCCGAGGCGGGCCTCTCCCTCGACGCCCTCCTCCGCGAGAGCCTGCCGGCCGGGCTCTTCGTGCCGGTGACCCCCGGCACCCGGCACGTGAGCCTCGGTGGCGCGGTCGCGGCCGACGTGCACGGGAAGAACCACCACCGCGAGCAGAGCTTCGGCACGCACCTGCGCGCGCTCGAGCTCGTCGGCGCGACAGGGCCGCGGCGCCTCACCCCCGACGAGGACGGCGAGGCCTTCTGGGCGACCGTCGGCGGGATGGGCCTCACTGGCGTCGTCACCGAGGTCGAGATGGAGATGATCCGCGTCGAGAGCGCCTACATGCGCGTCGACACCGACCGCGCCGCGGACCTCGAGGCGGCGATGGCGCTCCTCACCGAGGGGGACGACCGCTACCGCTACAGCGTCGCCTGGGTCGACTGCCTGGCGCGGGGCTCGTCGCTCGGCCGCTCCGTCCTCACCCGGGGCGAGCACGCGCTCGCGAGCGAGCTCTCCGGGCCGCGTGCCGAGGCGCCCCTCGCCTACGAGCCGCGCCGCCCGTTCGCCGTCCCCTTCGCGCCACCGCTCTCGGCGGTGAACGCCCTCTCGGGCCGCGCCCTCAACGCCCTCTGGTATCGCAAGGCGGCGCGCCACGCCGAGGCGGAGATCCAGACGATCGCGAGCTTCTTCTACCCCCTCGACGGCCTCGCCGACTGGAACCTCCTCTACGGGCCGCACGGCTTCACCCAGTACCAGCTCGTCGTGCCCTTCGCGGCCGCGGCGGTCGTCGCGCGGGTGATCGAGACGCTGCAGCGCGAGCACCAGGCCGTCTACCTCGCGGTGCTGAAGCGCTTCGGCCCCGCCGACCCCGCCCCGCTCTCGTTCCCCGAGCCCGGCTGGACCCTCGCCCTCGACCTCGCCCTCGGGCGCCCGGGGCTCGCGCACGCCCTCGACCTCCTCGACGAGCTCGTCCTCGCCGCCGGCGGCCGCGTCTACCTCGCGAAGGACGGCCGGCTCTCCCCCGGGCGCTTCGCCGCGATGTACCCCCGCCTCGGCGAGTGGCGCGAGGCGGCCGCTCGCCTCGACCCGGGCGGCCACTTCGTCTCCGACCTCTCCTCGCGGCTCTCGCTGCGCCACGACCGAACAGGAGCACCATCGTGA
- a CDS encoding MDR family MFS transporter, producing the protein MSEAAAVVEGEHNAFSHRQIQVIFTGVMLGMLLAAMDQTIVATALPTIAGDLGGLSHLSWVITAYLLASTVTTPIWGKFSDLYGRKTVYQTAIVLFLAGSALCGFAHSMNELIVFRGLQGIGSGGIISGAMSIIGDVLSPRERGRYQGYTMSVWSFASISGPAVGGLITEHLSWRWCFYVNLPIGAVALIVTSVVLNLDFTRVPHRIDWAGAALLVGGISSVLLVTVWGGGEDGWLSPTIIGLLFGAVALIALFVRQEQRAPEPILPLRLFRNPTFRQMNATGFLVAMAMFGTTAYLPLFLQTVTGIRPTLSGLLLMPQSFSSTIAGIVVGRLVSRTGRYKRYPVVGACLMPTGLLLLSTMNEHTPELLVAAYMVILGTGMGMIVPVMMIGLQNSVQREDLGTATSSNMFFRNMGGSFGVALFGSVLTARLTHYFPLVVPRAAAARLHLSASRIALSPAAIRALPHALRGGLIDAFALSLHAVFLVAGPVALVTLPILLRVREIPLRSAAYVRDAARAALTEVEVGDGDGHPDDSAPGGRAPLQAGAR; encoded by the coding sequence GTGAGCGAAGCGGCCGCCGTCGTCGAGGGCGAGCACAACGCCTTCTCGCACCGCCAGATCCAGGTGATCTTCACCGGGGTGATGCTCGGCATGCTCCTCGCGGCGATGGACCAGACGATCGTCGCCACGGCGCTGCCGACCATCGCTGGCGACCTCGGCGGCCTCAGCCACCTCTCCTGGGTGATCACCGCCTACCTCCTCGCCTCGACGGTGACCACACCGATCTGGGGGAAGTTCAGCGACCTCTACGGCCGAAAGACCGTCTACCAGACGGCGATCGTGCTCTTCCTCGCCGGTTCGGCGCTCTGCGGCTTCGCGCACTCGATGAACGAGCTCATCGTCTTTCGCGGCCTGCAGGGGATCGGCTCCGGCGGGATCATCTCGGGGGCGATGTCGATCATCGGCGACGTCCTCTCCCCCCGCGAACGGGGCCGCTACCAGGGCTACACGATGAGCGTCTGGTCGTTCGCGAGCATCTCCGGGCCGGCGGTCGGCGGCCTCATCACCGAGCATCTCTCGTGGCGCTGGTGCTTCTACGTGAACCTGCCGATCGGCGCAGTCGCCCTCATCGTGACGAGCGTCGTGTTGAATCTCGACTTCACGCGCGTCCCGCACCGCATCGACTGGGCGGGCGCGGCGCTCCTCGTCGGGGGGATCAGCTCGGTGCTGCTCGTCACGGTCTGGGGCGGCGGCGAGGACGGCTGGCTCTCGCCGACGATCATCGGCCTGCTCTTCGGGGCGGTCGCGCTGATCGCGCTCTTCGTCCGCCAGGAGCAGCGCGCGCCGGAGCCGATCCTGCCGCTCCGGCTGTTCCGCAACCCCACCTTCCGGCAGATGAACGCCACCGGGTTCCTGGTGGCGATGGCGATGTTCGGTACCACCGCCTACCTGCCGCTGTTCCTGCAGACCGTGACGGGCATCCGCCCGACCCTCTCGGGGCTGCTGCTCATGCCGCAGTCCTTCTCCTCCACGATCGCGGGGATCGTCGTCGGCCGCCTCGTCTCGCGCACCGGGCGCTACAAGCGCTACCCCGTCGTCGGGGCCTGTCTCATGCCGACGGGGCTGCTCCTGCTCTCGACGATGAACGAGCACACCCCCGAGCTGCTCGTCGCCGCGTACATGGTCATCCTCGGGACCGGGATGGGGATGATCGTCCCGGTGATGATGATCGGGCTGCAGAACTCGGTGCAGCGCGAGGACCTCGGCACGGCGACCTCCTCGAACATGTTCTTCCGCAACATGGGGGGCTCCTTCGGCGTGGCGCTCTTCGGCTCGGTGCTCACGGCCCGCCTCACCCACTACTTCCCGCTCGTCGTGCCGCGCGCCGCGGCGGCACGCCTGCACCTCAGCGCGAGCCGCATCGCGCTCAGCCCCGCCGCGATCCGCGCCCTGCCGCACGCGCTGCGCGGCGGGCTGATCGACGCCTTCGCCCTCTCGCTGCACGCCGTCTTCCTCGTCGCCGGGCCGGTCGCGCTCGTGACGCTGCCGATCCTGCTGCGCGTGCGCGAGATTCCGCTGCGCTCCGCCGCCTACGTGCGCGACGCGGCGCGCGCCGCGCTCACCGAGGTCGAGGTGGGCGACGGCGACGGGCACCCCGACGACAGCGCGCCCGGGGGTCGGGCGCCGCTGCAGGCCGGAGCGCGCTGA
- a CDS encoding phosphodiester glycosidase family protein, which translates to MGRARERGGRRRGARPLGVGPGGPRREEIGPESRRERRRRRRLGWRFALTRHPLRTLSCVLLLALAPVAVSAGAALRNPALGPFAGARLAEWAREHGGGGLVDGVENYWYRHHPPPLGGRPARGAIPATPAAAPVQPVAWHLPEPAPITPIDSPALAGEGLWHPAGRLVAGVPAIYEAFLRPDPVHTSLVAGVAWMDTKLLRAALYPGTSIPGGGPYANRVPVPAAAAATLDAAFNAGFRMNQAQGGYFTDGRAVVPLRDGAASFVIDKDGAVQIGSWGEEVGMSAQVAAVRQNLDLLVDHGAPAPGIDNNDQAKWGFTLGNSIDVWRSGVGVTSDGALVYVGGPGLDIVTLANLLVAAGAVRAMELDINVYWVNFSTYAPPTGASLATPANGSDLLASMDGGAGRYFQSNWNRDFFTMSIDAAAAPKAPLAAG; encoded by the coding sequence GTGGGACGAGCACGGGAGCGGGGCGGGCGTCGTCGCGGCGCGCGCCCGCTCGGGGTCGGCCCCGGGGGCCCCCGCCGCGAGGAGATCGGCCCCGAGTCGCGGCGGGAGCGACGACGGCGACGGCGCCTCGGGTGGCGCTTCGCGCTCACCCGCCACCCGCTGCGCACCCTCAGCTGCGTGCTGCTCCTCGCGCTCGCTCCGGTGGCCGTCTCCGCGGGCGCGGCCCTGCGCAACCCGGCGCTCGGTCCCTTCGCCGGCGCCCGCCTCGCCGAGTGGGCCCGCGAGCACGGCGGCGGCGGCCTCGTCGACGGGGTCGAGAACTACTGGTACCGCCACCACCCGCCGCCCCTCGGCGGCCGGCCGGCGCGCGGCGCGATCCCGGCGACCCCCGCCGCGGCCCCGGTGCAGCCAGTCGCCTGGCACCTCCCCGAACCGGCGCCGATCACCCCGATCGACTCGCCTGCCCTCGCCGGCGAGGGCCTGTGGCACCCCGCCGGCCGCCTCGTCGCGGGGGTCCCCGCGATCTACGAGGCCTTCCTCCGCCCCGACCCGGTGCACACGAGCCTCGTAGCGGGGGTGGCGTGGATGGACACCAAGCTGCTGCGCGCCGCGCTCTATCCCGGCACCTCCATCCCCGGGGGCGGCCCCTACGCGAACCGCGTCCCGGTGCCGGCCGCCGCCGCGGCGACGCTCGACGCCGCCTTCAACGCCGGCTTCCGTATGAACCAGGCCCAGGGCGGCTACTTCACCGACGGTCGGGCGGTGGTGCCGCTGCGTGACGGCGCGGCCTCCTTCGTCATCGACAAGGACGGCGCGGTGCAGATCGGCTCCTGGGGCGAGGAGGTGGGGATGTCGGCGCAGGTGGCCGCCGTGCGCCAGAACCTCGACCTGCTCGTCGACCACGGCGCGCCGGCGCCCGGCATCGACAACAACGACCAGGCGAAGTGGGGCTTCACCCTCGGCAACTCGATCGATGTCTGGCGCTCGGGGGTGGGCGTCACCTCTGACGGCGCCCTCGTCTACGTCGGCGGCCCCGGCCTCGATATCGTCACCCTCGCCAACCTGCTCGTCGCCGCCGGTGCGGTGCGGGCGATGGAGCTCGACATCAACGTCTACTGGGTGAACTTCTCGACCTACGCGCCCCCGACTGGGGCCAGCCTCGCGACCCCGGCGAACGGCAGCGACCTCCTCGCCTCGATGGACGGCGGCGCCGGCCGCTACTTCCAGTCGAACTGGAACCGCGACTTCTTCACGATGAGCATCGACGCCGCCGCCGCGCCGAAGGCCCCCCTTGCCGCCGGCTGA
- a CDS encoding arginine deiminase-related protein — protein MSPLGWGHRFLMCPPRFFGVLYEINPWMHTAVQADPARAAEQWESLAAALRAVGASIEVQPPVDGLPDLVFTANAGVVSGRRFVPAHFRHPERQGETAVDAAWFGERGYQVLSLPVELRHEGAGDALPFGEVLLSGYRSRSDIASHAELARLLGVAVRSVELVEPRLYHLDLVFCPLDERHALVAPLGLDRYGAKVVEGLVPEPILLTDEEALAFCANSVVVGDRIVMAHCTPRLETLLGGIGLEVVTVDVGEFLKAGGGARCLTLALDVTLGSGAGGADAGRARPG, from the coding sequence ATGAGCCCGCTCGGGTGGGGCCACCGCTTCCTCATGTGCCCGCCCCGCTTCTTCGGGGTGCTCTACGAGATCAACCCCTGGATGCACACCGCGGTGCAGGCCGACCCGGCGCGCGCCGCCGAGCAGTGGGAGAGCCTCGCCGCGGCGCTGCGCGCCGTGGGGGCGAGCATCGAGGTGCAGCCTCCCGTCGACGGCCTCCCCGACCTCGTCTTCACCGCCAACGCGGGGGTGGTGAGCGGGCGCCGCTTCGTGCCGGCGCACTTCCGCCACCCCGAGCGCCAGGGGGAGACCGCCGTCGACGCCGCGTGGTTCGGCGAGCGGGGCTACCAGGTCCTCTCGCTCCCCGTCGAGCTGCGCCACGAGGGCGCGGGGGACGCGCTCCCCTTCGGCGAGGTCCTCCTCTCGGGCTACCGGAGCCGCTCCGACATCGCCTCCCACGCCGAGCTCGCCCGCCTCCTCGGGGTGGCCGTCCGCTCGGTCGAGCTCGTCGAGCCCCGCCTCTACCACCTCGACCTCGTCTTCTGCCCCCTCGACGAGCGCCACGCGCTCGTCGCGCCGCTCGGCCTCGACCGCTACGGGGCGAAGGTCGTCGAGGGGCTCGTGCCCGAGCCGATCCTGCTCACCGACGAGGAGGCGCTCGCTTTTTGCGCGAACTCCGTAGTCGTCGGCGACCGCATCGTGATGGCGCACTGCACGCCGCGCCTCGAGACGCTGCTCGGCGGCATCGGCCTCGAGGTCGTGACCGTCGACGTCGGCGAGTTCCTGAAGGCCGGCGGCGGCGCGCGCTGCCTCACCCTCGCCCTCGACGTCACTCTCGGCAGCGGAGCGGGCGGAGCGGACGCGGGCCGGGCGCGGCCTGGTTAG
- a CDS encoding SDR family NAD(P)-dependent oxidoreductase yields the protein MIDATGMPQRAVVLGGGSDLARSLLTALAARRLEAVLLCGRDEQALGAVAEEVRAAGVREVTTAHFDAREGAAADALAALAAERLGTIDLVVVAAGLLGHADLDRLDAAGVAEQLETNFVGPAAAMIAFAKVLRAQGSGVILVYSSVAGLRVRRSNFPYGASKAGLDGFAQGLGDALHGSGVRLVLVRPGFVETKMTAGMAKAPLSATAGRVTADIVAALEGGRSVVTTPKALAPLFALLRLLPRPLWRRLPF from the coding sequence GTGATCGACGCCACCGGAATGCCCCAGCGCGCCGTCGTGCTCGGCGGGGGCTCGGACCTCGCCCGCTCGCTGCTCACCGCCCTCGCGGCCCGCCGCCTGGAGGCGGTGCTGCTCTGCGGGCGCGACGAGCAGGCGCTCGGCGCCGTCGCCGAGGAGGTGCGCGCCGCCGGGGTGAGGGAGGTGACGACGGCGCACTTCGACGCCCGCGAGGGCGCGGCCGCCGACGCGCTCGCCGCCCTCGCCGCCGAGCGCCTCGGGACGATCGACCTCGTCGTCGTCGCCGCCGGCCTCCTCGGCCACGCCGACCTCGACCGCCTCGACGCCGCCGGCGTCGCCGAGCAGCTGGAGACGAACTTCGTCGGGCCCGCGGCGGCGATGATCGCCTTCGCCAAGGTGCTGCGCGCCCAGGGGAGCGGCGTGATCCTCGTCTACTCCTCGGTCGCGGGGCTGCGCGTCCGCCGCTCGAACTTCCCCTACGGCGCCTCCAAGGCGGGCCTCGACGGCTTCGCGCAGGGCCTCGGCGACGCGCTGCACGGGAGCGGGGTGCGGCTCGTGCTCGTGCGGCCGGGCTTCGTGGAGACGAAGATGACCGCTGGGATGGCCAAGGCGCCGCTCTCCGCGACGGCGGGGCGGGTCACCGCCGACATCGTCGCCGCGCTCGAGGGTGGCCGCAGCGTCGTCACCACCCCGAAGGCCCTCGCGCCGCTGTTCGCGTTGCTGCGGCTGCTCCCCCGCCCGCTCTGGCGGAGGCTCCCCTTCTAG
- a CDS encoding Rieske 2Fe-2S domain-containing protein has translation MHNDGRAGAVRGLLARPGGNLLVLRAFLGVTFTFAGLQKLANPNFFRRHAPGSFFAQLQGSITTSPLHHLLDPALHAPTVVAVVISAGEIAVGLGTLAGLFGRLAALGGMLLALSFFLTVSFNDSPYYYGADIVFLFAWTPLALGGPGELSLDALLARRAATGQVAAHRGRPAVERRAFLQRAGATAGLAALAAVVGGLDALLGRHFASAGRASTIGTLPSDPSTTTPAVAPTTTSAPPTTTTGGPTDTTAAPTTTSRAPTTTTGGPTDTTAAPTTTSRAPTTTTGGGRAPKGTAIGKASDVPVRGAASFTDPAQQIPAYVVQPLAGSYVAFSAVCTHAGCTVNFERSTEQFACPCHGSVYDARTGAVVNGPSTSPLPSIPIALGPDGELYVDG, from the coding sequence ATGCACAACGACGGGCGGGCGGGCGCGGTGAGAGGCCTCCTCGCGCGCCCCGGCGGCAACCTGCTCGTGCTGCGCGCCTTCCTCGGCGTCACCTTCACCTTCGCCGGGCTGCAGAAGCTCGCGAACCCGAACTTCTTCCGCCGCCACGCGCCGGGCTCGTTCTTCGCGCAGCTGCAGGGCTCGATCACGACGAGCCCGCTGCACCACCTGCTCGACCCGGCGCTGCACGCCCCGACGGTCGTCGCGGTGGTGATCTCGGCCGGGGAGATCGCCGTCGGCCTCGGCACCCTCGCCGGCCTCTTCGGCCGCCTTGCGGCGCTCGGCGGGATGCTGCTCGCGCTCAGCTTCTTCCTCACGGTGAGCTTCAACGACAGCCCCTACTACTACGGCGCCGACATCGTCTTCCTCTTCGCCTGGACGCCGCTCGCGCTCGGTGGCCCCGGGGAGCTCTCCCTCGACGCGCTGCTCGCGCGCCGCGCCGCGACCGGACAGGTGGCCGCGCACCGCGGCCGGCCGGCGGTCGAGCGCCGCGCCTTTCTGCAGCGCGCCGGGGCGACCGCGGGCCTCGCCGCCCTCGCGGCGGTGGTGGGAGGTCTCGACGCCCTCCTCGGGCGCCACTTCGCATCCGCCGGGCGCGCCTCGACGATCGGGACCCTCCCGAGCGACCCCTCGACGACGACCCCGGCGGTCGCTCCGACGACCACGAGCGCGCCACCGACCACGACGACCGGCGGCCCGACGGACACCACCGCCGCCCCGACGACCACGTCGCGGGCGCCGACCACGACGACCGGCGGCCCGACGGATACCACCGCCGCCCCGACGACCACGTCGCGGGCGCCGACCACGACGACCGGCGGCGGGCGGGCGCCGAAGGGGACGGCGATCGGCAAGGCGAGCGACGTCCCCGTCAGGGGCGCGGCGAGCTTCACCGACCCGGCACAGCAGATCCCCGCCTACGTGGTGCAACCCTTGGCCGGCAGCTACGTCGCCTTCTCCGCGGTGTGCACGCACGCCGGCTGCACGGTGAACTTCGAGCGCTCGACCGAGCAGTTCGCTTGCCCCTGCCACGGTTCGGTCTACGACGCGCGCACCGGGGCTGTCGTGAACGGCCCCTCCACGAGCCCCCTCCCCTCGATCCCGATCGCCCTCGGCCCGGACGGCGAGCTCTACGTCGACGGCTGA
- a CDS encoding MarR family winged helix-turn-helix transcriptional regulator gives MPSHPLPLPRGKALGPPASRDFAADEAVPRLQRALTRVVRLTRPRLHRPALAGVGALPLDPAAYATLLLLAERPDCRLTELAALLSVDVSTTSRQVGSLERAGLVVARRDDVDQRVRRLALSPAGSALLTAARSAREEALFGYLAGWEAVDVAALASLLERLAESLGERAGLELEEAT, from the coding sequence ATGCCTTCCCACCCCCTCCCGCTCCCGCGGGGGAAGGCGCTGGGACCCCCTGCGAGCAGGGACTTCGCTGCCGACGAGGCGGTCCCCCGCCTCCAGCGGGCGCTCACGCGCGTCGTCCGCCTCACCCGCCCGCGCCTCCACCGCCCCGCCCTCGCCGGCGTCGGCGCCCTGCCGCTCGACCCCGCCGCCTACGCCACCCTGCTCCTGCTCGCGGAGCGCCCGGACTGCCGGCTCACCGAGCTCGCCGCACTCCTCTCGGTCGACGTCTCGACGACGAGCCGCCAGGTGGGCTCCCTCGAGCGGGCCGGCCTCGTCGTCGCCCGCCGCGACGACGTGGACCAGCGCGTGCGCCGCCTCGCCCTCTCCCCCGCGGGGAGCGCGCTCCTCACAGCGGCGCGTTCGGCGCGCGAGGAGGCGCTCTTCGGCTACCTCGCAGGCTGGGAAGCCGTCGACGTCGCTGCGCTCGCCTCCCTCCTCGAGCGCCTCGCCGAGAGCCTCGGGGAGCGCGCCGGCCTCGAGCTCGAGGAGGCGACGTGA